The following coding sequences lie in one Mycobacterium gordonae genomic window:
- a CDS encoding PE family protein, protein MSSMFAMPEIMDSAATQLTSIESAVNAANAIAAPCIAEILPAGADEVSAAVASIFGRHAVGYHAVSAQARLFHTRFVQALATSATSYAGAEAAGAAALGPLNDLLNLINLPTQLLLGRPLIGNGADGAAGTGADGGAGGLLFGNGGSGGSGGGVHPAGGRGGAAGLFGNGGAGGQGATGGVGGTGGNGGWLFGNGGAGGVGGAAPAGIGGLGGAGGQAILLGAGGIGGAGGLGSNGGGTGGAGGWGGLLAGNGGAGGAGGIATTSGNGGAGGAGGNSWLIGDGGAGGQGAAATAPAATGGLGGTGGGGGAGGLLFGNGGSGGAGGSSAAGGTGGTGGFGGSAGLIGAGGTGGSGGLGGGHFSETGGVGGNGGAGGWVFGNGGAGGAGGDALSQAAGAGGDGGLGGNGGGARLLGDGGTGGAGGAGGRADGAGDAGGDGARGGRGGAGGWVFGNGAAGGRGGAGGAAATGSGGAGGAGGDGGSTTLIGDGGDGGGGGTGGPGTPDGAAGAGGNGGLGGLLFGSNGTPG, encoded by the coding sequence ATGTCGTCTATGTTCGCGATGCCGGAGATAATGGACTCTGCGGCAACACAGTTGACGTCGATCGAATCAGCGGTCAACGCCGCCAACGCAATTGCCGCACCATGCATCGCGGAGATTCTTCCCGCCGGCGCCGATGAAGTGTCTGCGGCCGTCGCCTCAATCTTCGGCCGGCATGCGGTGGGCTATCACGCGGTGAGTGCGCAGGCGCGCCTCTTCCACACCCGGTTCGTGCAGGCCCTCGCCACCAGTGCGACCTCCTATGCCGGTGCCGAGGCCGCGGGCGCGGCTGCACTGGGCCCCCTCAACGACCTGCTCAACCTGATCAACCTGCCTACTCAGCTGTTGTTGGGGCGCCCGCTGATCGGCAACGGCGCCGACGGCGCCGCAGGAACCGGCGCGGACGGCGGGGCCGGGGGCCTGTTGTTCGGCAACGGTGGGTCCGGCGGATCCGGCGGCGGTGTCCACCCCGCGGGCGGAAGAGGCGGTGCGGCTGGGTTGTTCGGCAACGGTGGGGCTGGTGGCCAGGGTGCCACTGGCGGCGTCGGTGGCACCGGGGGCAACGGCGGCTGGCTATTCGGTAACGGTGGGGCAGGGGGAGTCGGCGGCGCCGCGCCGGCCGGAATCGGAGGTCTCGGCGGCGCGGGTGGTCAGGCGATTCTGCTGGGCGCGGGCGGGATCGGAGGAGCCGGTGGCTTGGGCTCCAACGGTGGGGGTACCGGCGGCGCCGGCGGCTGGGGTGGATTGTTGGCCGGCAACGGGGGAGCCGGTGGCGCCGGCGGCATCGCAACCACCAGCGGTAACGGCGGCGCCGGCGGTGCCGGTGGCAATTCCTGGTTGATCGGTGATGGCGGAGCCGGCGGCCAGGGAGCTGCAGCGACGGCCCCGGCCGCGACGGGCGGGCTGGGCGGTACCGGAGGCGGCGGCGGCGCCGGTGGGCTGCTGTTCGGCAACGGCGGCAGCGGCGGCGCAGGCGGATCCAGCGCGGCCGGCGGCACCGGCGGGACAGGTGGTTTCGGTGGCAGCGCCGGACTCATCGGGGCGGGCGGCACCGGCGGATCGGGTGGCCTGGGCGGCGGTCACTTCAGCGAGACCGGTGGTGTCGGTGGCAACGGCGGCGCCGGCGGGTGGGTGTTCGGCAACGGCGGTGCCGGCGGGGCAGGCGGCGACGCGCTTTCCCAGGCCGCGGGCGCCGGCGGTGACGGCGGTTTGGGCGGCAACGGCGGCGGCGCGCGATTGTTGGGCGACGGCGGCACGGGCGGCGCGGGCGGAGCCGGAGGGCGGGCGGACGGTGCCGGGGACGCGGGCGGAGACGGAGCCCGTGGCGGCCGCGGCGGAGCCGGCGGCTGGGTCTTCGGCAACGGTGCAGCGGGTGGCCGCGGCGGCGCCGGGGGAGCAGCCGCGACCGGTTCCGGTGGGGCTGGGGGCGCCGGCGGCGACGGCGGGTCCACCACCTTGATCGGCGACGGCGGCGACGGCGGGGGCGGCGGCACCGGTGGGCCGGGCACACCCGACGGTGCTGCCGGAGCGGGCGGCAACGGCGGGTTGGGTGGATTGTTGTTCGGTAGCAACGGCACCCCCGGCTGA
- a CDS encoding PEP-utilizing enzyme: MRIAVTGAAGVLGRGLVARLLSQGHEVTGIARRRPESWPSAARFVAADIRDADAVRDAVAGVTVVAHCIPARGSDDILGAANLLDAMSDAGSGRIVFTSCAQVYGQQPQPATEDDPLDPTTREGRCAARVERMLADSGFEWVAIRLPLVVGRSVDNRLRAFAALPVVLRGPAERRIQVVHTDDALRLLDQAVLQDEIISGAVNLAAAGTPSVRQVAAALRRPSVPIGPELAVPLMDTGRLRDEWHLEPAWTAQECLEDFSLAVRGRVALGDLVLALPWRLAPVQDLPAVDTPADDGVEPKLAGPEGVNGEFDTPIDPRFPTFLATNLSEALPGPFSPSSASVTVRGLRAGGVGIAERLRPGGIVQKEIAMRTVAVFAHRLYGAITSAHFMAETVPFAKPATIVSNSGFFGPSMASLPIFGEERPPSETNPIRRRLRTIRNIGVFGVNLVGLSAGSPLDTHDYRADIDRLEQLVGDDVTRLDDRRLSSLILLARDHVVHGWLLASGSFMLCAAFNVLLRGLCGRETAPSAGPELVSARSVEAVQRLASAARRDPTVLRVLAEPGERLDKLAVEAPEFHRAVFDELALMGHRGPAEVEMLSTSYADDPELLIRMVTKALSAPPAPEPRHAPIPLRAKPVALLAARQLRDREVRRDRMVRAIWVLRGLLREYGRRLTASGVFESVDDVFYLLVDELDALPANVSELVAQRRAEQRRLVAVVPPTVFSGHWEPTASSPAVLAGGDTLRGVGVCGGRVRGRVRIVRPETIDDLQPGEILVAEVTDVGYTAAFCYAAAVVTELGGPMSHAAVVAREFGFPCVVDVQGATRSLPQGALVEVDGATGEIRVLEP; encoded by the coding sequence GTGAGAATCGCCGTCACCGGTGCCGCCGGCGTGCTCGGCCGCGGCCTGGTTGCCAGACTGCTGAGCCAGGGCCACGAGGTTACCGGCATCGCCCGCCGTCGTCCGGAAAGCTGGCCCAGCGCAGCTCGTTTCGTGGCAGCCGACATCCGGGACGCGGATGCGGTCCGGGATGCGGTCGCCGGAGTCACCGTTGTCGCACACTGCATCCCGGCGCGGGGTTCCGACGATATCCTGGGGGCCGCCAACCTGCTGGACGCCATGTCCGACGCCGGCAGCGGGCGGATCGTTTTCACGTCCTGCGCGCAGGTCTACGGCCAGCAGCCGCAGCCGGCCACCGAGGACGACCCGCTGGACCCGACGACGCGCGAGGGGCGGTGTGCGGCCCGGGTGGAGCGGATGCTGGCCGATTCCGGGTTCGAGTGGGTGGCGATCCGTCTCCCGCTCGTCGTAGGCCGCAGTGTCGACAACCGATTGCGTGCCTTCGCCGCACTGCCGGTGGTGCTGCGCGGGCCCGCGGAACGCCGCATCCAGGTTGTACACACCGACGACGCGCTCCGGCTGCTCGACCAGGCCGTGCTGCAAGACGAAATCATCAGCGGGGCAGTGAATCTCGCCGCTGCCGGAACGCCATCGGTTCGACAGGTCGCGGCGGCGTTGCGGCGCCCGTCAGTGCCGATCGGCCCTGAGCTCGCCGTTCCGCTGATGGACACCGGCCGGCTGCGCGACGAGTGGCATCTCGAGCCGGCCTGGACGGCGCAGGAATGCCTCGAGGACTTTTCGCTCGCAGTGCGCGGCCGAGTTGCATTGGGCGACCTCGTGCTGGCGCTGCCCTGGCGGCTGGCCCCGGTCCAGGACCTGCCCGCGGTCGACACGCCGGCCGACGACGGGGTCGAGCCGAAACTGGCCGGCCCCGAAGGGGTGAACGGTGAGTTCGACACCCCGATCGACCCGCGCTTTCCCACCTTCCTGGCCACCAACCTGTCCGAGGCACTACCTGGTCCCTTTTCCCCGTCGTCGGCCTCGGTGACCGTTCGTGGCCTGCGTGCCGGCGGTGTGGGCATTGCCGAGAGGTTGCGGCCCGGCGGGATAGTGCAGAAGGAAATCGCGATGCGCACCGTCGCGGTGTTCGCCCACCGGCTCTACGGAGCGATCACCTCAGCTCACTTCATGGCCGAAACCGTGCCGTTCGCCAAGCCCGCGACCATCGTGAGCAACAGTGGATTCTTCGGTCCCAGCATGGCCTCCCTCCCGATCTTCGGTGAGGAGCGGCCGCCGTCGGAAACCAACCCGATCCGACGGCGGTTGCGCACCATCCGCAATATCGGCGTGTTCGGGGTCAATCTGGTGGGTTTGAGCGCGGGCTCCCCGCTCGACACTCACGACTACCGCGCCGATATCGATCGTTTGGAGCAACTGGTCGGCGACGATGTGACGCGATTGGATGACCGCCGGTTGTCGAGCTTGATCCTGCTGGCTCGCGACCATGTGGTGCACGGGTGGTTGCTGGCCTCGGGATCGTTCATGTTGTGCGCGGCGTTCAACGTGTTGTTGCGCGGATTGTGTGGGCGCGAGACCGCTCCGTCGGCCGGTCCGGAATTGGTCAGTGCCCGATCAGTGGAGGCGGTGCAACGACTGGCATCGGCGGCTCGGCGTGATCCGACCGTGCTGCGGGTGCTTGCCGAACCCGGTGAGCGCCTGGACAAGCTGGCCGTGGAGGCGCCGGAGTTTCACCGTGCGGTGTTCGACGAACTGGCGCTGATGGGACACCGTGGTCCGGCCGAGGTCGAGATGCTGTCGACCAGCTACGCCGATGATCCCGAGTTGCTGATCCGGATGGTCACCAAAGCCTTGAGCGCCCCGCCGGCGCCCGAACCACGACACGCTCCGATTCCGTTGCGCGCCAAGCCTGTTGCCCTGCTCGCCGCACGACAACTGCGCGACCGTGAGGTGCGCCGCGACCGCATGGTCCGGGCGATCTGGGTGCTGCGCGGACTGCTGCGCGAGTACGGCCGCCGGCTGACCGCATCCGGGGTCTTTGAATCCGTTGACGACGTGTTCTATCTGTTGGTCGACGAACTCGATGCGTTGCCCGCCAATGTGTCTGAGCTGGTGGCGCAGCGCCGTGCCGAGCAGCGCCGGCTGGTGGCCGTCGTGCCGCCCACGGTGTTCAGCGGCCACTGGGAGCCGACCGCTTCCTCGCCCGCCGTGCTGGCCGGCGGGGACACCCTGCGTGGCGTCGGGGTCTGTGGTGGGCGGGTACGCGGCCGGGTCCGGATTGTGCGCCCCGAGACCATCGACGACCTGCAACCCGGCGAGATCCTGGTCGCTGAGGTCACCGACGTCGGCTACACGGCCGCGTTCTGCTACGCCGCGGCGGTAGTCACCGAACTCGGGGGGCCGATGTCGCACGCTGCCGTAGTGGCCCGCGAGTTCGGCTTCCCCTGTGTGGTGGACGTACAGGGCGCCACCCGGTCTTTGCCGCAAGGGGCGCTGGTCGAAGTCGACGGCGCCACCGGCGAAATCCGCGTGCTGGAGCCCTGA